tgggcaagtcacttcaccctgtttgcctcagtttcttcatctgtaaaatgaattgaagaaggaaataaaaaaaccactccaatatttttgccaagaaagccccaaatgggatcatgggaagtcagatacaactggaaaatgactgaataataacaacatcAGCAAAATATGGCATTTCAAGTTTTAAAGAACTTATCTATGACCATAGATCAATGGaatccttccattattattattattatctttaaaaagttCATATAATAGCAGATCTCTTCTGCAACTCTCAGTCACAAAACTTAGGGCATTGCACTTCTTGCCCAattctccttaatcttagtgagatccttctgagattatcttccattgattctttatatttcttttttttgttgggtttttgtatatttcttatttcttcatagCTGGTTTCAGAGTTCCTCTTCTTCTTGAGGTAATGGGACCACATTTTTGCCTTTGGTTGTAGCCTTGATGTAGCTGTTTAATCAATGTTTCTtgatttaagtgaaaaaaaaataatttaactgacttgcccagggccatctAGCAATAAGTGTTGAAGTTTGCTTTGAGttggaatctttctgactctaggtccagtgctttCTCCATTCTGCCACCTAGTGTCCTCCTGTCATAGATACTGTAAGAtgcatttttagaaagaaaattttttttcacaagatTTACTTCAAAAGATATCATCACAAATACAGAAACTTTCTACCATATCATGACAGTCAGAAACCTCTTCCCCACTTTCCTTTTACCACCTCTGACCCTGTTGAGGGGAAGGGGATTAGGTTCACAGTTTAGTTCATTTCCTATCAAGAGAGAGTATACATACCAGGTGCTAGTCCTAACCCTTGCTGGGGCTGGTGCCCCAGGCCCCCTGGCTTCTAAGGGTTTCCAAGCAGGACTAGATAGTTGTACCATCTACCTGAAGTCCCAACTCTAAAGTCCTTGCCATGGTTCTAAGTCCTGGATACAATGCTACTTGCTGCTGGCCCTTGTCATGGAGGTAAAAGATGGGGCTTGGGGTGTTCATTTCTGTtccatgtaatatattttttttgcaaggcaatggagtcaaaTGACTGGACCAAGATCACACGCaaagcaaggtaattattaagtgtctgaggctggatttgaactcagatcctcctagctccacagctggtgctctatccactgcaccacctagatgcccccatgcaatgcattcttttttttttagttgttgtttttgtttttcttgcaaggcaaatggagttaagtggtttgcccaagaccacacaactaggtaattattaaatgtctgaggccggatttgaactcaggtactcctggcttcatggctggtgctctatccactgcaccacctagctgcccccatgtaaTGTTTTTCTTGAGGAAACACAATTCACTCAGTGTattaagttatttaaatatttatttaaaaggagaAGTGAAAGTGCTAAGCAGGTTGATTACAAAAAATAGCTTCAACTCATCCCAAGATTGGGAAAGTATCTCAGAGGTCAGCTGGTCCAAGTCCCTTCTTTTACAGAAGAGTCAACTGAAAGTAAGGAAGcatagtggcacagtggatagaatacagggcctggaagcaggaagacctgagttcaaatgtgaccacagactcttactggttgtgtgactctgggcaagtcacttcactctatttgccccagttttctcatctgtaaaatgaactgaagaaggaaatggggagcctctccagtatctctgacaagaaaacctcaaatgggatcatgaagaagcAGACATGACGGaacaaaaacaaagtgaaagCCAGATAGGTTAACTTATTTGTCCGAGGTAACCTAGATACTAAGTATTATTGGCAGGCAAGATTTAAATATTTCCAATAGCAGTATTCTTTCTGTTTCCattagaaattaatgaaatcctTCTTATAATCCTATTTACTGAAATATGGCATTTCTAGTTTTTAAATCAGAAGACTTGTAATCTCTGTAAAATACCAATTCAGCCTTTCTGTCCATTCCTAAGACAATTTTGGCTCCATTTCCTATACTGGAAATTCCACTTTTTCAGAGAGGAAGTTCTGTAGCAAAGGAATCCTATTACCTcattagttttaaaataaacaatgaacTCTGTTCCACCTTGTGCTATAGGAATGTCTAAGTGGATAAGTAATGTCTTGGATCCCTCtaagtataaaattatttaaagtttGTATCTATCTCATCTTCATTATATTACATActcattatattacattatatccctcttccttttccagttcaggaatccagagacagacagacagagaaagagaggcaaaaaaagagatagagatggatagagatagacacagaaagagacaaaaacagagatgCAGAGAGTGATAAAGACAGACAAAAAAAAGGGACAGAGCAGAAGAGACAGGGacccagagagaaagagaaacaaacatactgagacagagattgagatagaaaaagactgagaaaaagtcaCAGGGAGAGAGTGataaagacagagaagaaaagcTAGAGACTGAAAGGAgagcagacagagagagagagagagagagagagagagagagagagagagaagagagaagccCTCAGGAATATATAGAGAGacaaataataaagagaaatttagagaaatacaTGAACCATGTTAAAGAGCATATCCATGTAAACTCCTTATTTCTACCTGTAACAACATAAACTTTGCTATAACCCTAGATTCCTAGAAGAAATTCCTTACATTGATTAGTACCTAGAAATGCCATATAAGTTTAACATTCCCTCTGTAGATCAGATCTCTTTGGGATCagtcatttttatccttttctattGGCACACAGTAGCTATTTAATAGGGGATAGAGAAgtatgaccctgggccagtcatttaacctctatgactcagtttctttaacagTAAAATGGTGCCAATAGTCGCGTcttcctcccaggattgttgtgagaaggCAACAACCGCCAGCTGGCACAATGCTTGCCTCACTCTATCTCTTTTTGAATGATGTCTTCCATATTAGTAGGATGGCTTTTGGGCATCTCCAATGTAAATCCCAAGCCCAGTTTTCTGCCTATCAGCCTAGTTAGCGCCATCGGATCAATCACCCTGAAATTAGTTCACATGAAGACTTCTCCAGGTCTTCCACCCAGACAACTGGCACAGAGCCCCCAGCGCCAATTACCCCCGGCCTGCTTCTCTCCCCGTCCCCCTCCCCAGGGAATCAGGCCTGGGTCCTCCTCAAGACACCCGTCTACCAGTTTGGGAGGGAAAGTGGCCTGGCTCCCTGAAGCCTTCCCCCtcccactgtgtgtgtgtgtgggggggggggtgtgtgaAATGGCCCGGCTCCCTGCAGCCCTCCCGCTTCCCCTGAGGAAGggtcccccccctccccaggggAAAGCGGCCTAGCGCCCTGGACTCttgctcccttccccctcctcccgcCCCGCCTGCAGCCCTGCAGGGGCTGACTCAGGCCGGTGGGTCTAAAGCCGGCTGCCGGGCCCGGGAGCCCAGCGTGAGCCAGGAGGCTGCAGGGCGGGCGGCCAGGACCCCTCCcccggggggtggggggtggtcaGGCATTGCACCGTTCTGCCTGAGTCAAGGCTTGGCCCTGGGGAGCGGGAATTTCCCGGGCAGCGGGGTTTCCTCTTTCTGAGCCGGAGCGCAGTGAATAAAAGCGACGGCTGGAGCATGGGGAGCCACAGCCTTCGGGAGCCTGAGAGCCGCCAGCCCCAAGAAGCAGAAGTCCGCCGCCATGAGCCCCAGCCTCCGCCAGCTCTCCTGCCTCGTCCTGCTGTGCCTGCTGTCCGGGCTCCTGACGCCGGCAGTGCGCCCCGCCAGCGGTGAGAGACTCGGGGGCCAAGATCCAGGGCCTTTGCTGTGCCCTGGAGGAAGGGGGGCGGGCAGAGACGGGAGCCTGggcccactttctcctccagagccatctgggttcaggaacctgataggaatcaggacgactggggatggccctggaggagagacaggcagggttaggtgacttgtccaaggtcacccagccagGAAGAGTCAAGTGTCGGGGGGTCAGATTCAAACtgcggtcctcctgactccaaagccagtgctccatgcactgtgccaccttggCATGCCCCATAAGGGCCCAGGGCAAGAGCCTTTACATCTGGGGCAGCTGTTCCTGCAGGTGGGGACAGGGACCTGGTGTGTCCCTGAGAGAGGGGGCAAGAACCTTTGCATCTCTGACACTCATCTCCTTTTTTCTGTACTTCAGGAGCCCCAGTGAACAGTGAACTCCGATGCCAGTGTGTAAATACAGTGCAAGGAGTTTCCCCCAAGACCATTGCCAGCCTGAAGGTGATTCCAGCGGGTGCCTCCTGTGCCAACCTTGAAGTGATGTAAGTTGGTCCTCCCCAGCTCTGCCCTCATCAGTTCAGCCCTCTCTGGTTCAAGGAATCAgattctcatattttctttcctctcctacgCAGAGTCACTCTGAAGAAGGGAAATAGACTTTGCCTTAACCCTGAGGCCCCTGGTGTGAAGAAAATAgtggagaaaatactgaaagggtaactatcattttattatacctagatatatatctctatttctttctttctttctttctttctttctttctttctttctttctttctttctttctttctttctttctttctttctttctttctttctttctatgtatctatctatctatgtatctatctatctatctatccatcataaTTTAAAAGAGTTGACaaaagaggcagctaagtggtgaagcagagagaacactagccctggagtcaagagtcaaatcctcacagacacttaatacttatcaaGTAATACTAATCACATAATACCCTAATACtagtgtaactttgggcaagtcacttaactccattacctcccacaaaaacaaattatatcagattTTTATCATAAGGACTAAAAAATGTCTAAATACATATTTTCTATTGAAAAATCAGTACTTTCTATTCACTCTTTTCTTTCACAATTCTATCCTCAAattcaaattaatattaaatCGTTATATTTGATACCAGAGTGATAAGTGTTagagctatgatttcattgatatcaCAAACTTCCAGGGAAATTCTCTTTATCCATGTAGAAGGCACCTCTTGAATTTAGAATTTCAGAGTAGAGTCTAGAGAGAGCTCTGAGAGACCAAGTAAATCACCAAAGGTCATATTGCTAGCAGTTGGCACCGATGGGGCATGACGTTAGATTTTCCCAGCTTTAAGTTTAGCTACTATGCCAGGCTGCCTACTTGCCAACATATGAAATAGACTTGGcaagtatcttttaaaaaatctttaaaaatctaaattttctgTGTTTCAAGATTTGCATCCTCAGGAGGGAAGCCTGTACAATTACCTGGTCACTTGAAACagcttagaaaaaaaataaatgggttATTTGAtggatttttctttgctttaataTCTATGACCATGTAGTTATGCCCGTATGCAAAGAATCCCATTTTACTTTAAGATCTCAGGAAATGTCTCTAGTTATAGATTGTTAATTAATgtcaattatgcttttttttataaCAGCTCCAAGTAGTAACTTCAAAAGAGAGGATGATCTCTTGCAATGCCTGTGCAACTCTATTTTGAGAACATGGGTTTCCAGAGCCAGAAGAATCCCAGTACTTCGCCAAGCACCTGTGATTTTAATAAGAATTctttattgaaatgattttatttattttatttgttaatttttaaaattgtgattgAAACTGGTGTTAAATTTACATTGATGTCTTCTCTTCACTTTTTAC
The Macrotis lagotis isolate mMagLag1 chromosome 3, bilby.v1.9.chrom.fasta, whole genome shotgun sequence genome window above contains:
- the LOC141517450 gene encoding growth-regulated alpha protein-like; this translates as MSPSLRQLSCLVLLCLLSGLLTPAVRPASGAPVNSELRCQCVNTVQGVSPKTIASLKVIPAGASCANLEVIVTLKKGNRLCLNPEAPGVKKIVEKILKGSK